A single region of the Salipaludibacillus sp. LMS25 genome encodes:
- the motP gene encoding flagellar motor protein MotP produces the protein MKKIDLLTPIGIFIGLTAVFAAIYTNASGAGSLTDFIQIASILIVLGGMFGAISINFSFAEIKLLPKVIKETFQTKDQNLQELINTFVDLSAKARREGLLALEAGLEDVDDPFIEKGVLLAVDGIEPDIIKDIMMAEVLAMEERHRKGRIILEKAGEYAPAWGMIGTLVGLVLMLQNLNDPSTLGPNMAVALLTTLYGTLLANLVFIPMANKLALSTEEEVFVKQIVVEGVIGVQSGQNPKILEEKLSAFLPNHVKGSNGEETEEKDMNE, from the coding sequence TATACAAATGCGTCAGGTGCAGGCTCCCTGACAGACTTTATCCAGATTGCCTCAATCCTCATTGTGTTAGGCGGGATGTTCGGCGCTATCTCGATAAACTTTTCTTTTGCTGAGATTAAATTACTCCCAAAAGTCATAAAAGAAACGTTTCAAACAAAAGATCAAAATTTGCAAGAGCTTATTAACACATTCGTTGATCTTTCCGCTAAAGCTAGACGTGAAGGCCTTCTAGCCCTTGAAGCGGGTCTTGAAGATGTAGATGATCCTTTCATTGAGAAAGGTGTATTATTAGCTGTTGATGGGATTGAACCTGATATTATTAAAGATATTATGATGGCTGAAGTATTAGCGATGGAAGAAAGACATAGAAAAGGCCGAATCATTTTAGAAAAAGCAGGAGAGTATGCCCCGGCATGGGGGATGATCGGAACATTAGTAGGTCTTGTGCTGATGCTCCAAAACTTAAATGATCCTTCAACGCTTGGTCCTAATATGGCAGTTGCCCTTTTAACAACACTTTATGGAACACTTTTAGCGAATCTCGTCTTTATACCTATGGCTAATAAACTTGCATTAAGCACTGAAGAAGAAGTGTTCGTTAAACAAATTGTTGTAGAAGGTGTTATCGGTGTTCAATCAGGTCAAAATCCTAAGATTTTAGAGGAAAAGTTAAGTGCGTTCCTTCCAAATCATGTTAAAGGTAGCAATGGCGAAGAGACAGAGGAGAAGGATATGAATGAATAG